The genomic stretch GTTTCATAACCAGCCCAGGGAGGTCAGGCTCTGTCACCCGAGCTGCACTGAGCCTGCTGCTCGTTTGAAAGCTTTTGAGTATTGTCTGAGGGCAGATTTCCTCCATGTAATGATCTGTCCTACAGTGATGGCTTCTGAACACAAAACCTGTGGCATTCTGCAATCCTTCCTGTCTCATCTCTTTCGggcctttaaaaataatttcaaagtcTTTCCATTCCTATGATATGCCTCTAAATTTAGCCACTATTGGCTCTGTGTGAATGaccctttctttctcctttctgtgctaGCCCGGTAAGCTTTTAGCATTAATGGAGTTTTTAATTGTTCTGTTACGAAGCACATAAACACAGAGCCCTTTGGCAAGGGCACcctttagaaataaattgaGTTCTCATCCTTataatagaaaaacaaatgcagtatGGATCTGTCCGTTAGCTGAGGGCACGCTAGCCCCTTAGAGAATGGTACAACCACAGGAGCAGACCCTTGTTAGTgactgctgtttgcttttccagacAGATCTCACTCTCCTGCCTGccaaaactgctttttgatGGCTGCTACCGTAACATGCTGCTGTGGATCGGCCTGGCCCTGGGTGCCCCTCTGACAGCGCTGCCGTACTTCCATGGCTCATACATCATCTGCTGCTCGAAGGACTCCGTGCGGAGACTGCTTGTTCTCTGCCCTGCCCAGAACCCAGCTGCCACCTATCTTCCTCCCACACAACATACAGTGTGCAATACAACCCCAAGTTTGAAATAACCTTGTCTTTTGTATGGAAGAATCTACCAAGGATGCAAAATTCCATCTGGATACAGAGCAAAGAATAAGGAATTGCAGGTTCCACTGAAGTCCACGGGATCTgagagcagtggggctgctgtgaCACAACCTTGCTTTTTCTCCCAAAGGGTGACCCTGGAAACCCTGTAATGTGCTAGACTAAAGGAACTGAGAAATGGGTCCTGAAGGCCATTCTCAGTGATGGTGGCATGAGGTACTACAGGCCATTCCCATATGCCCCCAGTCTCCCACTGCAGCAGAGGATCTTGGCCACAGCTGAGATGGCAGGAGCAGATGTGCTCCCCACCTCCTCAGGCAACAAGCTGAGCGGCAGCCTCCACTTACAATGGGAAGAGATCTCTACACAGGCAGCAATGGTATTTCAGGAAGGTGATTTCAACTCCAAGCATGAAAAGCAAATCCCCAAACTCATCTAAGTATGGGCCACTTGAGATTTATGTCTCCTGCAGTGAGGAGATGCTTCCCATCTCCAAGAGCAATTTGCACTTGGAAGCTGTGCTGGGACTGACCATAGAGATGGCCTCAAAACTGGTGGTTACTTCATCATTTCATGCACAAGAGGTTTCACCCCCCTACACCACATAGAGTGCTACAGTTACCCATTTGACAGCGCATTTCCCCACAAGGCTGGCTCCCTCTGCAGCTTCCACTGCTTGCCCTGATGCATCACACAACCCAGGTGCGGGTTACCAGACATCTTGACTTGGTTCCATGCTCTGTGGTGGCTTTGCAAGGTCATCTGCaagaggggagaggagaagacCTTAACGTGTTCAGACAGCAGAGATACATTCTGGAGGAAGCTGCTGTATGGCATTCCCCTCCACCCACCCTGCTCCCACCTGCACTCAGTGCTCGCTGCAGCACTTGGGCTTTGACAATGCTCCTCTCTTATCTCAACATCTcctcccaggctgcaggagTTGTGCCAGGGGCAGAGACAAAGATGTTGTTCTTGCAACTTTGCCATGAACTCATGTTTGTCAGCTCTTGGCCAGATACAGCCGTTCCTTACCAGGGAACAGTCAAGATACggatgagaaagaaatgtttgaGATCATGAAAGAGGACCACCAGCACTGGGGAGCCATTGGCTGGCTGGAGTACTGCAGCCAGACACGTCCCAGGCACCATGTGTCCCCTTTTCTTTACACACCCTTCAGGTTCCAGCATGAGCCCAGCCTGATGGTGCAGCCGGTCAAGTTACATGCTATGTCCTCACCTCCAAGCTCAGCTGTTAAAATTCAGCCTTTCTCCTGGGGGTAGGGAGCAGCCACCAGGAAGagcctccagccctgcctgcagcagcacaccagAAGACAGCCCCAGCCTGCTCCCGGCCCCATCTCCCTCACCTCAGCGATTGCCACCCTCCTCTCCCAAGCCTTGATACTCTTTTCTAGGTCAGCGATAGCCATCCTCATCTGCACATAACTCATCACGGGAGGGGTGCTGTAGTCtgacagctgcttctgcagcctcTCAATGAGACTCTCCTCTTTGGCTTgttgctgcaggaggaaaagtGACAGAGGGTGAGGACAGGGCAGGATAAAGGAGGGACACGGTGCGATGCACCCACCCATGCCCCCATCCCATAGTGGggctgcccagagtggtggCCCAGCCTCCATGACCCCAGGCCATGACAGCTGTGCTACTTCTCACTGGGGAGGACACTGCTGGTGAAAAGCTCAAAGAAAGAGAACTTCAAGAAGGCAAAAATCCACAAAAGGGCAAAGCTGCCcatccccacctgcagcagcaggagctccagGACTTATTCTCAGTCCCACCAAGGCATGCAAGTAGCTATGGCCTGAAAAAAAGTCCTCTCAGGTGAAGTCTTGGGGATTCCCAAATTGTTCTTACCTCCTTCACAAGAGTAGTACTTCTTTCAATCTTCTCCAGCATCTCTTTCCTCTGGGAGATGTCTTTCTGCAGAACTGTAGATGTTTCCAAGGcattctgcagctttttctggAACACAAGAGCAGAACAGTGTCAGCAGGTGCAGTGGCAGCTCTCTGGTCCCTGCAAAGCCGCTGGAGTACTCAGACTGAGAAAGGGAAGGCTGCAAGAGCTGCAGGTCAGCTCGTGTGTGACCCTGGGGAATagcaggaagggcagcagggGTGCTGGGATCTTTACTCACCTTCCAGAAGTTGAGGACCTGGATCTTCTCTAAGGCCAGCTttagctgctgcagctcttggtTCTTCTCATCAATCTCCTCCTCGTACTGTGCTTTCTtaacctgcagcagctctgcatggacCTCATGGAGCATTTCTCCCGTCTGCTTCTTCTGCAAGCCCAGGGAAACAGAGCTTCAGAGTGCTGACCAAAGCTCAGTCTCAAGTATAAGAGCTTTGCTTGGTGGGGAAAGCAGACTTAAAGCACAAGGTCATATGCCTGGCTGCAAACCTGAGGCTTAAAGAGAAATGCCAGAGAGCGTGCTGCTGCCCACGTGCCAGACCAGGTGTCCAGGCAACACACAcctgcctgagctgctgctgcagcttcttctTGTAGCTCCTGAGCAAATTGCTTTCTAAGCGCAGCTTCTGTCTCATTAGAtcctgaagaaagaaagcaggttAGAGAGGGACAGCAGGGCCTGGGAGGAGGCATAGCACCAGGCCCCACGCTTTACTATGTGCTTTCCCTTTGTTCCAGCTGCACCATGGCCCTCGCATTGCTGCCCTGCCTCATCCATGCTCACAGGGCTAGTTGCTAAGATAGTCTGAAAACGTGAGGCAGCTCAAACAGAGGTATGGGAACCTGAATTTTCAGATGACAGACCAGGCTCAACTTCTGCCATGCTGCACTGACCCTCTGGTGGTTCTTCTCCTCCAGGTATCtcagcagcttttcagaagCTGTGATGCTCCCTTTCTTGTTGGAGATGGTTCTGACAATGTCATCCTCAAAGTCACTGACAACTTTCTTAATGTCAGCCCACCAAACATCAGCTTCTTGTATGACTGCCTGTAGAAATGAAGTCACATCACAGTCAAAGAGGTGTGAAAagccacagtgctgcaggacGCTTGATGTCCTAAGACCCTGGAGAGCTGTACCTCGAGGTCGTGCAAGGTCTTCTCCGAGTCCTCCTCCACCTTCTGAATGTCACACTTCACGTCCAGCAGCTCCCGCTCCGCCAGCTCACATTTCTGCTCCACCGTCAGCACTGCAAAATGGGCCAATGAACCGCTGTACAGCCTGGATCTGGACCTGCCACGGGTCTGCAACAATTGAGGAACAACACAGATGCCATTAGAAAGCCAGCACTGGGCAACTGCTGCTTCATGTTCATGTATGCCAAAAGTAAGCAAGTTCAGCTTTCAGATAGGAAAGGAACAATGTGCACTTGGCAGAGGGACCTGGGTGTGGATGCACACAGGTCTGGATGAGTTGGGAAGAGGAGGATCAGAGCACCCTGTTACAGACCTGGGGCAAGTCCCCTGTTTCCCTGGCATCATCCCCCCCCATGCGTTTAGCTTCACGATCAAATCACCCAGTGTAGGGTCTAACTCACTGGTTTGTGAGGCACTTCCAGATCTCCCTTGCACTCACTGCTCAGGAGGACACAGTGCTGTCATACACAAGGGATAGCACCAGACGGAAGAGGGGAAATAAGAAACCCAAAGGCAGCCTGGCGTGCAGAAGGGCATGTGAGCCCACATCTACACCTAGAGGCCCAGCAGCACCTGTTTTCAAGCAGGAGCTGGGGTTAAGTCGCTCATCCCAGTCTGCCCCACTCCATACCAGTATGGGTATCAGCTCTGGTGGGGAGCCGTGCTGCGGGAAGCCTGGGCTGCTGCTCGGCTGCATCTTACGGTACTGGTTCTCAAACAGCTTCACCCTGGTTCTCAGCAAGTCGTTGGCATGGCTGCAAAGTGACGGATGTGTACTGGGACAAGCACAGTGGGCAAAGGAGACCAATCCACGGCAAGATAGACCCCCCCAAAATGAGGAGGGCTGCAGGTCTCCCCCCCACGAGCCAGGACACAGAAAAGACCCTCAGAGCTGCCCCTTCTCAAAGCCAGACCCCAGGGGCTGTCAGAGCCTGGGACAGGGGCCCTGCAGGAGGGATCCTCACATGGCTGGGGATGGCTTGGCTTGTGCGTCCTGCCCCTGTCCCTGCTCCTGTCCCTGTCCTTTTCCTGTCTCTGTCCTGCCCTTGTCACTGCTCAGGTCCTGTTGATCCCCTGCCCTTGTCCTGCCCGTGATCCTGTCCCTGTCTTGTCTCTGCCCTGGTCCCGTCACTGCCCCTCTCTCTGCCTttgccccagcccctgcccgACCCATTTACCGCCCAGGCTCTGGCCCGGTGCATCCCCtcgccccgccgccccctccgGCCCCGTGTCCGCAGGCCACCGtccccggcccggcccccgccgccgGTACCGCTTCTGCTCCAGGCGGGCCCGGAGCTGCGGCAGGGGCAGCGCGGCCAGCTCCTGCTCCGCCATGCCGCGTCCTGGCAACGGCGGCacggggggggcggggggagggtAGGACGGTTCGCGGAGCTTCCAGCGACCGTCGATCGGTTTCGTTCGCCTCTCTGCTCGCAGGAGCCCACGGACTCCTCTCGTTCCCATTCATTTGGCAGAGTTGAGGTTCTGCCAACCCCAGCAGGGGAAATGCTCTGCGCCCGGCGCCGTGCGAGCCTGCAGCAGCGCAGAGCCTGCATTCCGGCGGCGTCAGCCCGCCCTACTCTGCGGAGCCGCCGGAGGTCAGCGAGGGCAGCGCACCTGTGCCCTGCAGGACGCCGGGGCCCGCAGCCCGGACGCAACTCCGGGGCGAGACCTCGGGGCGCTCGGAGCGGCCCAAGCCGTGTTCTCCCCGAGCGTGCTTTGGGAGTCAGCTGCGCTTCTCTGGCCAGGTGGGAAAGgtgcttgggaaaaaaatgaagcctgGAAAAGCTGTAGCGAGCTCCACATGGGAGCGCGTGCACGTGCCCGAACGGCAGCAGTGCAAACCCACGGGGGCTGTGATCCTGCCCTTAGCCAGGCGTGTGCTTCGCGGCACTGACACTGCATTAGCTTTGCTCAGCAGCGTGTACACGCCGACGTGCACGCAGGAGCGCACACGCAGATTTCCATAATTAGTCACCGCTCCAGCTCCGCggcccaggggagctcagggcTGGGTTGAACGCGGTGCCGTGCGGAATTCCCGGGGCAGATGGCTGTCTCGGCTGCATCACGGTGCAGCGCTGCCGTCGTCGCTCAGAAGCGACGCTGTCGCGATCCCCGGGATGCGCTGCGTGCGGGTGACGGTCTAGGACGGGAGTGACGNNN from Numida meleagris isolate 19003 breed g44 Domestic line chromosome 10, NumMel1.0, whole genome shotgun sequence encodes the following:
- the CCDC113 gene encoding coiled-coil domain-containing protein 113 isoform X1, which produces MNGNERSPWAPASREANETDRRSLEAPRTVLPSPRPPRAAVARTRHGGAGAGRAAPAAAPGPPGAEAVPAAGAGPGTVACGHGAGGGGGARGCTGPEPGRHANDLLRTRVKLFENQYRKMQPSSSPGFPQHGSPPELIPILTRGRSRSRLYSGSLAHFAVLTVEQKCELAERELLDVKCDIQKVEEDSEKTLHDLEAVIQEADVWWADIKKVVSDFEDDIVRTISNKKGSITASEKLLRYLEEKNHQRDLMRQKLRLESNLLRSYKKKLQQQLRQKKQTGEMLHEVHAELLQVKKAQYEEEIDEKNQELQQLKLALEKIQVLNFWKKKLQNALETSTVLQKDISQRKEMLEKIERSTTLVKEQQAKEESLIERLQKQLSDYSTPPVMSYVQMRMAIADLEKSIKAWERRVAIAEMTLQSHHRAWNQVKMSGNPHLGCVMHQGKQWKLQREPALWGNALSNGGTSRFHPSSEESQDSA
- the CCDC113 gene encoding coiled-coil domain-containing protein 113 isoform X4, whose protein sequence is MNGNERSPWAPASREANETDRRSLEAPRTVLPSPRPPRAAVARTRHGGAGAGRAAPAAAPGPPGAEAVPAAGAGPGTVACGHGAGGGGGARGCTGPEPGRHANDLLRTRVKLFENQYRKMQPSSSPGFPQHGSPPELIPILTRGRSRSRLYSGSLAHFAVLTVEQKCELAERELLDVKCDIQKVEEDSEKTLHDLEAVIQEADVWWADIKKVVSDFEDDIVRTISNKKGSITASEKLLRYLEEKNHQRDLMRQKLRLESNLLRSYKKKLQQQLRQVCVAWTPGLARGQQHALWHFSLSLRRSRREKCSMRSMQSCCRLRKHSTRRRLMRRTKSCSS
- the CCDC113 gene encoding coiled-coil domain-containing protein 113 isoform X3; translation: MAEQELAALPLPQLRARLEQKRHANDLLRTRVKLFENQYRKMQPSSSPGFPQHGSPPELIPILTRGRSRSRLYSGSLAHFAVLTVEQKCELAERELLDVKCDIQKVEEDSEKTLHDLEAVIQEADVWWADIKKVVSDFEDDIVRTISNKKGSITASEKLLRYLEEKNHQRDLMRQKLRLESNLLRSYKKKLQQQLRQKKQTGEMLHEVHAELLQVKKAQYEEEIDEKNQELQQLKLALEKIQVLNFWKKKLQNALETSTVLQKDISQRKEMLEKIERSTTLVKEQQAKEESLIERLQKQLSDYSTPPVMSYVQMRMAIADLEKSIKAWERRVAIAEMTLQSHHRAWNQVKMSGNPHLGCVMHQGKQWKLQREPALWGNALSNGGTSRFHPSSEESQDSA
- the CCDC113 gene encoding coiled-coil domain-containing protein 113 isoform X2; protein product: MNGNERSPWAPASREANETDRRSLEAPRTVLPSPRPPRAAVARTRHGGAGAGRAAPAAAPGPPGAEAVPAAGAGPGTVACGHGAGGGGGARGCTGPEPGRHANDLLRTRVKLFENQYRKMQPSSSPGFPQHGSPPELIPILTRGRSRSRLYSGSLAHFAVLTVEQKCELAERELLDVKCDIQKVEEDSEKTLHDLEAVIQEADVWWADIKKVVSDFEDDIVRTISNKKGSITASEKLLRYLEEKNHQRKKQTGEMLHEVHAELLQVKKAQYEEEIDEKNQELQQLKLALEKIQVLNFWKKKLQNALETSTVLQKDISQRKEMLEKIERSTTLVKEQQAKEESLIERLQKQLSDYSTPPVMSYVQMRMAIADLEKSIKAWERRVAIAEMTLQSHHRAWNQVKMSGNPHLGCVMHQGKQWKLQREPALWGNALSNGGTSRFHPSSEESQDSA